Proteins encoded within one genomic window of Carassius carassius chromosome 22, fCarCar2.1, whole genome shotgun sequence:
- the LOC132098337 gene encoding uncharacterized protein LOC132098337 — translation MKTSTLLCLCFLGFSSSLAVDDVYEHLWEKNKDIANKTIGLDFLRQMENGSLQAERYVNFTIQDISYLLKVTKMLKRMSAKVAQPNDIRDFMKGRYSSYKSFANLILKQYFFKGEPPIEQTPAMKKYLAFYRNLMDNEEPLYFAVGLLPCARLWVWLAKNLNTPPTNAYYTWKVDNMGGHPEKHYRALLNKYLNTTQKVEKANAIFRAQMQNEHDFFFSS, via the exons ATGAAGACCTCGACCCTCCTGTGTCTCTGCTTCTTAGGATTCAG TTCCAGTCTGGCAGTGGATGATGTGTATGAACATCTGTGGGAAAAGAATAAAGACATCGCCAATAAGACTATCGGGTTGGACTTCCTGAGACAAATGGAGAACGGCAGCCTGCAGGCAGAGCGATATGTCAACTTCACCATCCAGGACATCAGCTATCTACTGAAAGTCACCAAGATGTTGAAGAGAATGAGTGCCAAAGTAGCTCAGCCCAATGACATCAGGGACTTCATGAAAGGCAGATACTCGAGCTACAAAAGTTTTGCAAACTTAATTCTCAAACAATATTTTTTCAAG GGTGAGCCTCCCATTGAGCAAACTCCAGCTATGAAGAAGTATCTGGCATTCTACAGAAACCTGATGGACAATGAAGAGCCGCTGTACTTTGCCGTGGGTCTTCTGCCCTGCGCTAGACTCTGGGTTTGGCTGGCTAAAAATCTCAACACTCCTCCAACCAATGCCTACTACACTTGGAAGGTGGATAATATGGGCGGCCATCCTGAGAAACACTACAGAGCTCTGCTGAATAAGTATCTCAACACAACTCAGAAAGTGGAGAAGGCTAATGCTATATTCCGTGCACAGATGCAGAACGAGCACGATTTCTTCTTCTCGTCTTGA